GGCCTGGACGCGCTGACCCTCGGCGGGGTCATACGCCACGCTGCCCTGGAAGACCTTGAGGATGGCCTCGTGCGCCTGTTTCTCCTCGCCCTGCGCGAGGAGCGTGTCGGCCAGGAACATCCACGCGCGCAGGTTGCCGGGGTGCGCCTCGAGCACCTTCTGGTAGAGCGCGGCGGACTTCTTCAAGTCCCGCTTGGGCCAGGGCAGCTCGTAGTGGTAGCGCCCCTTGATGAGCAGCGGCGCGCCGAAGTCGTACTGGGGATCGAGCTTGATCGCCGTGTCCAGGCGCTCGTTGTACTTGCCCTCCAGGCCCTCGCCCAGCGCCGTGAGGATGCCCACCGCCTGCGAGTAGGAGCCGATGCCCGCGGCGGAGAAGTAGTGGCCCTCGACGCGCCCGGGCGCCACCTTGCGCGCGCGGTCTCCCATCTCCCAGGCCTGCTTGCCGAAGCTCTTCTTGGTCTTCGAATCGGTGGCGCCATCCGCCTGCCACTGGAGGAGCCGGGCCGAGCGCCACAACAGCTCGTAGTCCTCGGGGGCCTCCTGGAGTGCCTTGTTCAACGTCTCGCCGAGCTGCTTCACCACGGCACCGTCCGCCCGCTTCGCGTACAGCGCGTCCATCGCGGACAGTTCATCGGGGGTGGCGGCCAGCCCGGGCAGGGCCATCAACAGGACGAGGGCGAGAGCAAGCGAGCGCATTCACGTCGTGTTAGCACGCGATTTTCAAACGAGGAAGGCGGCCCCCGCGGTGCTTCAGGCACCTCGAGGACCGCCTCGATGAGCTGTGAACATGGAACCCGCCCTCGCGCTCAGGCGGCGTCGGCCGGGTTGACGGCGTCGAACTCCTCGTCCTGGTTGAAGGCCGCCAGGTAGCGCTCGAGGAAGTTCTTCGTCTTGAGCTCCACCTGCCGCACGCGCTCGCGCGACACGCCCCAGCGCTGGCCCAGCTCCTCGAGCGTGCGCGGTTTGTCCTGCGTGAGCCGCTCCTGGAGGATGTCCCAGCCCAGATCGCCAATGCGCTTGCGAACCTTGGACAGGGCCTCCTGAACCTCCCCATCCTGCTCGCGCGACAGGAAGATGGCCTGGGGCGACGGCCCCGAGTCCTCCAGCCGATCCAGGAAGGTCGTCTCGCCTTCCTCGTCGATGCTCGCGTCGAGCGAGAAGTCCATCATGCTGCCGCGCTCGGCCTCGCCGCCGCGCACCTGGCTGCGGTTGTCCTTGAGGTAGCGGGTGATGTAGGCGCGGATCCACCACACCGCGTAGGTGGCGAAGCGCACGTTCTTCTTCGGATCGAAGTGCTCGATGGCCTTCATCAAGCCCACGTTGCCCTCCTGGATGAGGTCATCCAGGCGAGCCCCACGGTTGGCGAACTTCTTGGCCACCGCCACCACGAACGCCAGGTTGCTCGTGGCGAGCGTCTGCCGCGCCGCTTCATCGCCCTTGCGGGCACGCCCAGCCAGCTCGTACTCCTGCTCCCGGGTCAACTGCGTGTGATCCCCGAGGTGACGCAGATAGTGCGAAAGGCCCTCGGCTCCGTACTTCATCGTCCTGGTTGCCATGATTTCGCGTCCTCCGTTGCCTTCACGATTCGGACGCGCCCACCCCCGTCTCCGCGTCCACTCTTGGAGTTAAGACGCATGACGGCCCGGAGGGTTTCTCGGTTCCACAACAGGGAAGTATTTGTTCTGCTTACCCTGTCCACAAGTCGCACGACAATGTTCGCTCCAACGACTTGGAGTGAAACGAACCCACTCCTTCCATAGCGTCACGGCCGCCTGGGCGCTGGAAAGATCTTCTCCGGATTCAGGAGCCCCGAAGGGTCGAAGAATTCCTTCAGCCGGCGTTGCAGGGAGAGGACGCCCTCGGACTGCTCCATCGCCAGATATTCCCGCTTGGCGTGTCCCACACCATGCTCGCCTG
Above is a window of Cystobacter fuscus DNA encoding:
- a CDS encoding tetratricopeptide repeat protein, with the translated sequence MRSLALALVLLMALPGLAATPDELSAMDALYAKRADGAVVKQLGETLNKALQEAPEDYELLWRSARLLQWQADGATDSKTKKSFGKQAWEMGDRARKVAPGRVEGHYFSAAGIGSYSQAVGILTALGEGLEGKYNERLDTAIKLDPQYDFGAPLLIKGRYHYELPWPKRDLKKSAALYQKVLEAHPGNLRAWMFLADTLLAQGEEKQAHEAILKVFQGSVAYDPAEGQRVQAQAKAVRARIEEKLK
- a CDS encoding sigma-70 family RNA polymerase sigma factor; the protein is MATRTMKYGAEGLSHYLRHLGDHTQLTREQEYELAGRARKGDEAARQTLATSNLAFVVAVAKKFANRGARLDDLIQEGNVGLMKAIEHFDPKKNVRFATYAVWWIRAYITRYLKDNRSQVRGGEAERGSMMDFSLDASIDEEGETTFLDRLEDSGPSPQAIFLSREQDGEVQEALSKVRKRIGDLGWDILQERLTQDKPRTLEELGQRWGVSRERVRQVELKTKNFLERYLAAFNQDEEFDAVNPADAA